A window of the Procambarus clarkii isolate CNS0578487 chromosome 79, FALCON_Pclarkii_2.0, whole genome shotgun sequence genome harbors these coding sequences:
- the LOC138357660 gene encoding uncharacterized protein codes for MLDFEISEKQKRVNKTKSELHVNLEKFKILVSWVDFASLKCKYENYNEKRVEKCRLIHGKKMRNLDIPSFNSVDPDKVVFNFSKRILSPIEKELLSLGLDFGLTCKKPKFVNHCLSFERLCNTLKTYTLRTGTNYSWTNIISTASSLAHEVFNDFDKYKSTFPPFDKRKLDFINGLKNDRRICITRPDKGRGIVVLDKLDHVNKVERLLEDPSKFKLVDIDPFSYILKCEDKLNSFKRSERLSF; via the coding sequence ATGTTGGACTTTGAAATTTCTGAAAAGCAGAAGCGGGTAAATAAGACGAAAAGTGAATTGCATGTGAACTTGGAGAAATTCAAGATCTTGGTTTCCTGGGTTGATTTTGCAtctttaaaatgtaaatatgaaaattataatgaaaaaagGGTTGAAAAATGTAGACTTATTCACGGGAAGAAAATGCGGAACTTGGATATACCTTCATTTAATTCGGTGGACCCTGATAAGGTGGTTTTTAATTTTTCAAAGAGAATTTTGTCTCCcattgagaaagaacttctctctctgGGGTTAGACTTCGGCTTGACGTGTAAAAaacctaaatttgttaatcattGTTTAAGTTTTGAGCGGTTATGTAATACATTGAAAACTTACACCTtaaggactggtacaaattatagttggaccaatatcatcagtactgcttcttccttagcacatgaagtctttaatgACTTCGATAAATATAAATCTACATTCCCTCCATTTGATAAAAGGAAATTAGATTTTATTAATGgcttaaagaatgataggagAATTTGTATTACTAgaccagataaaggtaggggtatagtggttttggacaagttagatCATGTAAATAAGGttgaaaggttgttagaagacccctctaaatttaagttggttgatatagaccccttttcgtatattttgaaatgtgaggataaactaaaTAGTTTTAAGAGGTCTGAAAGACTTTCTTTTTGA